The genomic interval AATAAAGGTGAATCAGGTATTAAAGACGAAAAATATAAAATTTTAATAGATATTAGAGAAAATAAAGATAAGACACTTGAAGCAAAGGTTTATTCAACGGAATATGCAGATGAAGATGTGATGAGTGCTGTTCGCTCAACATTAACAACTTTCCAGAGCAATAATATCGCAAAGTCATTAAATTTATCTCAGGAAAACTTAAGTCGTGTAATGAGTGAAGCAAAAGTAACAGATAAAGTAATAAAGCCGAAAAATGCAAATGATAATGTATCTGAACAAAGTAAAGCATTAAATACAGCAATTGTATATGCAGGATTATTTTTAATATTTATTATCACATTAAATTATGGTAGCCAAATTGCAACAGAAATTGCACAGGAGAAATCTTCACGTGTTATAGAGATGATTATTACAAGTATTTCTCCGATTACACACTTGATGGCAAAAATATCAGGTGTTATCGCAGTAGCTGCGACACAGATGTTGATTTATGCAGTAGCGATGGTCACGTGTATATATGTATTTAATTTAGGTGAAACAATTAGTAAATTTGGTTTTACATTTGATCATGAAAACGTAAGGATTTTAATTTATGCGATTATCTTTTTAATTCTTGGATTATTAATTTATATTAGTGCCAGTGCAATTGTTGGTTCATTAACAAACCGCATTGAAGATATTGCACAATCTATTATGCCGGTTACAATGCTGAATATGATTGCTTTTTATATTGCGATGTTCAGTTTAACAAAACCAGATACAATGCTTGTTAAAGTAGCGAGTTACGTACCATTTTTCACACCACAGATTATGTTGCTCAGAACAATTTCAACAAAAACAAGTGATATTGAAATTATGATTGGTATCATTATTTGTATAATTACGATTATTTTATTGTTCTTATTAGCGGCAAAAATATATAAAGGCAGTGTATTTAGTACAGATAAGAATATCTTTAAAAATTTCAAACGTGCATTAAAAACGAAATAATGTCACAAATTATATAATATTCTTATGATGAAATTTATAATGAATTAGTATAATATTTATATTATATAAATTTATTAGGGGTGTACTATGAAGAATAAAGGTTCTTTAATATTTACGATGGTAATGACATTATTGGTTGTAGGTGTTATCGCTGCGCTAGTAATCACGAAAAAAAATGGTGATTCATCTGATGAGTCACAAATAGCTACTGATTCAAGTAAAGGATTACAAGCAATTGAAAAGATTGATACTAAAGGTCAGCCGCAAATGGGTAAGAAAGATGCAAAAGTAAAAATCATTGAATTCGGTGACTTTAAATGTCCGGCATGTCGATATTTCGAAACAGATATTAAACCTGAAATTGAAAAGAAATACATTGATACCGGGAAAGCAGAACTATATTTTATTCATTCTCCCTTTCATGGTGAAGAATCAATATTTGGAGGACTTGCAGGCGAAACAGTTTTAAAGCAGGCACCAGATAAATATTGGGCATTCCAGAAAGCAATCTATGAATTACAACCTG from Macrococcus armenti carries:
- a CDS encoding ABC transporter permease, encoding MNKFIPTFWLTYWKKVSSKSFIFSTLFMIVIFIAVSNADKIYDFFDKSEDDITVISSSDKALATAFKDSYQKLDKNKKLKIVDFNKGESGIKDEKYKILIDIRENKDKTLEAKVYSTEYADEDVMSAVRSTLTTFQSNNIAKSLNLSQENLSRVMSEAKVTDKVIKPKNANDNVSEQSKALNTAIVYAGLFLIFIITLNYGSQIATEIAQEKSSRVIEMIITSISPITHLMAKISGVIAVAATQMLIYAVAMVTCIYVFNLGETISKFGFTFDHENVRILIYAIIFLILGLLIYISASAIVGSLTNRIEDIAQSIMPVTMLNMIAFYIAMFSLTKPDTMLVKVASYVPFFTPQIMLLRTISTKTSDIEIMIGIIICIITIILLFLLAAKIYKGSVFSTDKNIFKNFKRALKTK
- a CDS encoding DsbA family protein, whose amino-acid sequence is MKNKGSLIFTMVMTLLVVGVIAALVITKKNGDSSDESQIATDSSKGLQAIEKIDTKGQPQMGKKDAKVKIIEFGDFKCPACRYFETDIKPEIEKKYIDTGKAELYFIHSPFHGEESIFGGLAGETVLKQAPDKYWAFQKAIYELQPDTDQEWLSMTAVKEAAKKAGIKDLDKLEKAIDNKTEEAGLKKDIELVTKHNITMTPTIIVNGKEVANPMDIKEVEAAIEKALK